Proteins co-encoded in one Streptomyces sp. NBC_01283 genomic window:
- a CDS encoding NUDIX domain-containing protein, whose amino-acid sequence MTVRPVVKRTARAVLLDGDDLILIKRTKPGVDPYWLTPGGGVEPEDATVVDALHREVHEELGAKISDVVPCFVDTVEHIGEDGGATGVKVQHFFVCRLESMDASLRHGPEIEEPCGEYEIVHVPFTRVGIASVHLVPLSLRHYLDGNIEGVRAMHAPDLG is encoded by the coding sequence ATGACCGTCCGACCCGTGGTCAAGCGCACCGCACGCGCCGTCCTGCTCGATGGCGACGACCTGATCCTGATCAAGCGGACCAAACCCGGCGTCGATCCCTACTGGCTCACCCCCGGTGGCGGCGTGGAGCCAGAGGACGCGACCGTCGTCGACGCGCTCCATCGTGAGGTCCACGAGGAGCTCGGCGCCAAGATTTCCGACGTGGTGCCCTGCTTCGTGGACACCGTCGAGCACATCGGCGAGGACGGTGGCGCGACCGGCGTCAAGGTCCAGCACTTCTTCGTCTGCCGCCTGGAGTCCATGGACGCCTCGCTGCGGCACGGCCCGGAGATCGAGGAGCCGTGCGGCGAGTACGAGATCGTCCATGTGCCCTTCACCCGGGTCGGAATCGCCTCGGTCCACCTCGTACCGCTGTCACTGCGGCACTACCTGGACGGCAACATCGAGGGCGTACGGGCGATGCACGCCCCTGACCTGGGCTGA
- a CDS encoding globin domain-containing protein, whose product MDAPTTTSAGNGTSGDSGGGGGWFTPRKAPKPPEGGEQQTRPEGGEPEAAEGRRVSAIRPVGRPGTAAPDPEAGPAPQPGDAAAERIPADREAAEATPAPAPAPFVPQNAPQNAPQSAPQAPAPHPEPPRSERVPEPRKPSPTGSPDAIRVQRTMAEVAPVADKVTSYFYALLFTRHPDLRPLFPAAMDTQRDRLLKALLTAAENIDHADALAAYLKNLGRGHRKYGTRPEHYPAVGECLIGSLSRYASAIWDEETEAAWVRTYTTISQIMIDAAAADELRAPAWWLAEVVSHDLRTPDIAVVTVRPDQPYPFLAGQYTSLETPWWPRIWRHYSFASAPRSDGLLSFHVKAVPAGWVSNALVHHARPGDVLRLGAPAGSMTVDHSTDSGLLCLGGGTGIAPIKALVEDVAEHGERRPVEVFYGARTDHDLYDIDTMLRLQQTHPWLSVRPVVDGHAHFPDAVREYGPWNEYDAYLSGPPGMIRSGVDALRDIGIPAGRIRHDSVEELVTTGD is encoded by the coding sequence ATGGACGCTCCGACCACCACGTCGGCGGGCAACGGCACTTCCGGTGACAGCGGCGGTGGAGGCGGCTGGTTCACCCCGCGGAAGGCGCCGAAGCCGCCGGAGGGCGGCGAGCAGCAGACCCGGCCCGAAGGTGGCGAGCCCGAGGCGGCCGAGGGCCGCCGGGTCTCCGCCATACGTCCCGTGGGCAGGCCCGGCACGGCTGCCCCCGACCCGGAAGCCGGCCCCGCGCCCCAACCCGGCGACGCGGCAGCGGAGCGAATACCGGCCGACCGGGAAGCAGCCGAAGCGACACCCGCACCGGCTCCCGCTCCGTTCGTGCCGCAGAACGCGCCGCAGAACGCGCCGCAGAGCGCACCTCAGGCCCCGGCGCCCCATCCCGAGCCGCCGCGCTCCGAACGCGTACCGGAACCACGGAAGCCCTCCCCCACGGGTTCCCCCGACGCGATCCGCGTCCAGCGCACCATGGCCGAAGTAGCCCCCGTCGCCGACAAGGTGACCTCGTACTTCTACGCGCTGCTCTTCACCCGGCATCCCGACCTGCGCCCCTTGTTCCCCGCCGCGATGGACACCCAGCGCGACCGGCTGCTCAAGGCGCTGCTGACCGCCGCCGAGAACATCGACCATGCCGACGCGCTCGCCGCGTATCTGAAGAACCTCGGGCGTGGACACCGTAAGTACGGCACCCGGCCCGAGCACTACCCGGCCGTCGGTGAATGCCTGATCGGCTCGCTCAGCCGGTACGCGAGCGCGATCTGGGACGAGGAGACCGAGGCCGCCTGGGTCCGGACGTACACGACGATCTCCCAGATCATGATCGACGCGGCCGCCGCGGATGAACTGCGCGCCCCTGCCTGGTGGCTCGCCGAGGTCGTCTCGCACGACCTCAGGACGCCTGACATCGCTGTCGTCACCGTCCGGCCCGATCAGCCCTACCCCTTCCTGGCAGGCCAGTACACGAGCCTGGAGACGCCCTGGTGGCCGCGCATCTGGCGGCACTACTCGTTCGCGTCGGCGCCGCGCTCCGACGGACTGCTCTCGTTCCACGTGAAGGCCGTCCCCGCGGGCTGGGTCTCCAACGCCCTGGTGCACCACGCCCGCCCCGGCGACGTCCTGCGCCTCGGCGCGCCCGCGGGTTCGATGACCGTCGACCATTCCACCGACAGCGGCCTGCTCTGTCTGGGCGGGGGCACCGGCATCGCCCCCATCAAGGCACTCGTCGAGGACGTCGCCGAGCACGGCGAACGGCGGCCGGTCGAGGTCTTCTACGGAGCCCGCACCGATCACGACCTGTACGACATCGACACGATGCTGCGGCTCCAGCAGACCCATCCCTGGCTCTCGGTCCGCCCGGTCGTCGACGGGCACGCCCACTTCCCGGACGCCGTGCGCGAGTACGGCCCCTGGAACGAGTACGACGCCTACCTCTCGGGCCCGCCCGGCATGATCCGCAGTGGGGTGGACGCGTTGCGGGACATCGGCATCCCGGCCGGCCGCATCCGCCACGACTCCGTCGAGGAACTGGTCACCACGGGCGATTAG
- a CDS encoding heme-binding protein produces the protein MSTTTPAVAPLTTQDAEALVSAARRAAEAAEVTVSVTVLDAGGHLLAFRRDDRAVLISGETSTRKAYTALQLNAPTADLVDLVKPDGPFHTLPTALDRPLLFIAGGVPVHRDGRLIGSIGVGGGAPEQDHGFATAAVEALA, from the coding sequence ATGAGCACCACCACCCCCGCCGTCGCCCCGCTGACCACGCAGGACGCCGAGGCACTCGTCAGCGCGGCCCGCCGCGCGGCCGAGGCGGCCGAAGTCACGGTCAGCGTCACCGTCCTCGACGCGGGCGGCCATCTGCTCGCCTTCCGGCGCGACGACCGAGCCGTACTGATCTCCGGCGAGACGAGCACGCGCAAGGCGTACACGGCGCTTCAGCTCAACGCCCCGACCGCCGACCTCGTCGACCTGGTCAAGCCCGACGGCCCCTTCCACACCCTGCCGACCGCCCTCGACCGGCCGCTGCTCTTCATTGCCGGTGGCGTGCCCGTCCACCGTGACGGCCGTCTGATCGGCTCCATCGGCGTTGGCGGCGGAGCCCCCGAGCAGGACCACGGGTTCGCCACGGCGGCCGTGGAGGCCCTCGCGTAG
- a CDS encoding cystathionine gamma-lyase — protein MTDSAAISAGTGAGTAAGTGAGMGDGTRAVRAGLPEPVKHEPTLPGPVFAAHFHLPGDPTGPYTYGRDDNPTWTLLEQAIGELEAPGDGSDGAFGTDVETLVFASGMAAISAVLFSQLRAGDAVVLPDDGYQALPLVREQLTAYGIEVRTAPTGGDAQLDVLDGAKLLWIETPSNPGLDVCDVRRLAGAAHARGALVAVDNTLATPLGQRPLDLGADFSVASGTKMLTGHGDILLGYVACRDAELTAAVRRWRKIVGAIPGPMEAWLAHRSLATLHLRAERQNANALALAEALRARGEVTGLRYPGLPDDPSYKIAAQQMRRFGCVVSFTLPSRARADRFLDALRLVDDATSFGGVRSTAERRGRWGGDAVAEGFIRLSAGSEDPDDLVGDVLRALDESAG, from the coding sequence ATGACGGACTCCGCAGCGATATCCGCAGGTACCGGCGCGGGAACAGCCGCGGGCACAGGCGCCGGGATGGGCGACGGCACGAGAGCCGTACGGGCCGGCCTCCCCGAGCCGGTGAAGCACGAGCCGACCCTCCCGGGGCCGGTGTTCGCCGCGCACTTCCACCTGCCGGGCGATCCCACCGGGCCGTACACCTACGGACGGGACGACAACCCGACCTGGACGCTTCTCGAACAGGCCATCGGCGAGCTCGAGGCGCCGGGCGACGGCAGTGACGGCGCCTTCGGCACGGACGTCGAGACCCTGGTCTTCGCCTCCGGGATGGCCGCCATCTCAGCAGTGCTCTTCTCCCAGCTGCGCGCCGGGGACGCGGTGGTCCTGCCGGACGACGGCTATCAGGCGCTGCCCCTCGTCAGGGAGCAGCTCACCGCGTACGGCATCGAGGTACGCACCGCCCCGACCGGTGGCGACGCCCAGCTCGACGTCCTGGACGGCGCCAAGCTGCTGTGGATCGAGACGCCGTCGAACCCGGGCCTCGACGTGTGCGACGTGCGGCGCCTCGCCGGCGCGGCACACGCGCGTGGCGCCCTCGTGGCGGTCGACAACACCCTGGCCACGCCGCTCGGTCAGCGTCCCCTGGATCTCGGCGCCGACTTCTCCGTGGCCAGCGGCACCAAGATGCTCACCGGCCACGGCGACATCCTCCTTGGGTACGTCGCCTGCCGCGACGCGGAGTTGACCGCCGCTGTGCGGCGCTGGCGCAAGATCGTCGGGGCCATCCCGGGGCCCATGGAGGCATGGCTGGCGCATCGCTCGCTCGCCACGCTCCACCTGCGCGCCGAGCGCCAGAACGCCAACGCCCTTGCCCTGGCCGAGGCACTGCGCGCCCGCGGTGAGGTGACGGGGCTCCGCTATCCGGGGCTGCCCGACGACCCCTCGTACAAGATCGCTGCGCAGCAGATGCGGCGCTTCGGGTGCGTGGTCTCCTTCACGCTGCCCTCACGCGCGCGTGCCGATCGTTTCCTCGACGCACTGCGTCTGGTCGACGACGCGACGAGCTTCGGCGGCGTGCGTTCCACCGCGGAGCGGCGTGGCCGCTGGGGAGGGGACGCCGTCGCGGAGGGCTTCATCCGCCTCTCCGCCGGGTCCGAGGACCCTGATGACCTGGTCGGGGACGTGCTGCGCGCGCTGGACGAGTCGGCGGGCTGA
- a CDS encoding HAD family hydrolase has product MARLHLFDLDGTLLHGTAAPVEISRQLGLDAEIAELERDFVTQRIDSPQYAARVHALWADLTDGQVTAAFDGAPWLTGIRETWAEIREGGDYCAVISLSPSFFVERLLGWGAHAAHGSIFPAVPFTEPVNPTGILNAAAKVKIANRLCEEFGVGRSDCIAYGDSLSDVELFGAVPVSVAVNADQRLVGLATHSYVGRDLRKAYELVRDAR; this is encoded by the coding sequence ATGGCACGCCTTCACCTCTTCGACCTGGACGGAACGCTGCTGCACGGCACGGCGGCTCCCGTGGAGATCTCGCGCCAGCTCGGCCTCGACGCGGAGATCGCCGAGCTGGAACGGGACTTCGTGACGCAGCGAATCGACTCGCCGCAGTACGCGGCCCGTGTGCATGCCCTGTGGGCGGATCTCACGGACGGGCAGGTCACCGCAGCCTTCGACGGTGCACCGTGGCTGACGGGGATCCGTGAGACCTGGGCGGAGATCCGGGAGGGCGGCGACTACTGCGCGGTGATCTCGCTGTCGCCCTCGTTCTTCGTGGAACGGCTGCTCGGCTGGGGTGCGCATGCCGCGCACGGCTCGATTTTCCCCGCTGTGCCGTTCACCGAGCCGGTGAATCCGACGGGCATTCTCAACGCCGCGGCCAAGGTGAAGATCGCGAACCGGCTCTGTGAAGAGTTCGGGGTGGGGCGGTCCGATTGCATCGCTTATGGAGACTCGCTCTCCGACGTGGAGCTGTTCGGAGCGGTGCCCGTCTCGGTCGCCGTCAATGCGGATCAGCGGCTGGTCGGGCTCGCGACCCACTCTTATGTCGGTCGTGATCTGCGTAAGGCGTATGAATTGGTGCGCGACGCCCGGTAA
- a CDS encoding LysR family transcriptional regulator, which yields MDLALLRTFVTVHRAGSFTRAAALLGLSQPAVTSQIRTLEQQLGRPLFLRQARGVTPTTIGDELAHKAAPHLDALVEIAETGLEEDSSVRTLHLAGPPEFTAARALPALTSLTGQDGQGYALRTSFGNAEEVIEGLSAGHHDLAISTARPRGSLLTATPLCDEEHVLVAGPHWAARIGPGLRRKGASALENLPVVEVHESLPLVARYWSAVFDTRPAASGAVIVPDLRAVLSCVASGAGLAVLPRYLCAPALKSGEVVALLDPAVPPLRTYFLVVRTGTLAMTHIARAHEWLLRAAVDWA from the coding sequence GTGGATCTGGCCTTGCTGCGCACGTTTGTGACCGTGCACCGGGCCGGCTCCTTCACACGCGCGGCTGCCCTGCTCGGCCTGTCCCAGCCGGCCGTCACCTCGCAGATACGCACCCTTGAGCAGCAGCTCGGCCGCCCCCTGTTCCTGCGCCAGGCGCGCGGCGTCACGCCCACGACCATCGGGGACGAGCTCGCCCACAAGGCCGCGCCGCATCTCGACGCCCTGGTGGAGATCGCCGAGACAGGACTCGAAGAAGACTCCTCGGTACGCACCCTCCACCTCGCGGGCCCCCCGGAGTTCACCGCGGCCCGTGCGTTACCCGCCCTCACTTCACTGACCGGGCAGGACGGACAGGGCTACGCACTGCGTACCTCGTTCGGCAACGCGGAAGAGGTCATCGAAGGGCTCTCGGCCGGGCATCACGACCTGGCCATCAGCACCGCCAGGCCGCGCGGCTCACTGCTCACCGCGACGCCGCTGTGCGACGAGGAGCACGTCCTGGTCGCGGGCCCGCACTGGGCGGCCCGCATCGGGCCCGGACTGCGCCGCAAGGGCGCTTCGGCGCTGGAGAACCTGCCCGTGGTGGAGGTGCACGAGTCGCTGCCACTGGTCGCCCGCTACTGGTCCGCCGTCTTCGACACCCGTCCGGCCGCATCGGGCGCCGTCATTGTGCCGGACCTGCGGGCCGTGCTCTCCTGCGTCGCCAGCGGGGCGGGTCTTGCCGTGCTACCGCGCTATCTCTGTGCGCCCGCCCTGAAGAGTGGCGAGGTCGTAGCCCTGCTGGACCCAGCGGTGCCGCCCCTGCGCACGTATTTCCTGGTCGTACGCACCGGCACGCTCGCGATGACGCACATCGCGCGGGCGCACGAGTGGCTGCTGCGCGCTGCCGTCGACTGGGCTTGA
- a CDS encoding GNAT family N-acetyltransferase, with translation MSTPTLSALPIRRLTLRDLTACADLSQDRGWPREDHKWGLLLSAGTGYGIDDPDGDGLVAACVVTEYGPHERPGLGAIGMVLVAERHARQGLGRRLMRYVVEGAGTTPLTLHATPTGLPLYEQLGFKTTGRAEMVRGRFTPGGPLPDVATRPATAEDLPAIVRLDTEVFGLDRTHVLTRLPAFVDQLRVAESNGTITGYAGAWPNMETHVIGPLIAPDTETAKALIASLAEGSDRPLRTDIDVRHEELLAWVKERGLAPIAFNAVMTYGIPELPGDWTRRFAPLTVAAG, from the coding sequence GTGTCGACACCTACCCTCTCCGCCCTGCCCATCCGCCGGCTGACCCTCCGTGATCTCACCGCCTGCGCCGACCTGTCGCAGGATCGAGGCTGGCCACGCGAGGACCACAAATGGGGGCTCCTGCTCTCGGCCGGTACGGGCTACGGCATCGACGACCCCGACGGTGACGGCCTCGTGGCCGCCTGTGTGGTGACCGAATACGGACCACACGAGCGCCCCGGCCTCGGAGCGATCGGCATGGTCCTCGTCGCCGAGCGGCACGCCCGCCAGGGCCTCGGCCGCCGCCTGATGCGATACGTCGTCGAGGGCGCAGGCACCACCCCGCTCACCCTCCACGCGACGCCGACCGGCCTGCCCCTCTACGAGCAGCTCGGCTTCAAGACCACCGGCCGCGCCGAGATGGTCCGCGGCCGGTTCACTCCCGGCGGCCCACTGCCGGACGTCGCCACCCGGCCGGCGACCGCGGAGGACCTGCCCGCGATCGTCCGGCTCGACACCGAGGTCTTCGGCCTCGACCGCACGCACGTGCTCACCCGGCTCCCCGCCTTCGTCGACCAACTGCGGGTCGCGGAGTCGAACGGCACGATCACGGGCTACGCGGGTGCCTGGCCGAACATGGAGACCCATGTCATCGGCCCCCTGATCGCACCGGACACGGAGACGGCTAAGGCCCTGATCGCCTCGCTCGCCGAGGGCTCGGACCGGCCGCTGCGCACCGACATCGACGTACGCCACGAAGAGTTGCTCGCCTGGGTGAAGGAGCGGGGGCTCGCGCCGATCGCCTTCAATGCCGTGATGACGTACGGCATCCCCGAGCTGCCCGGCGACTGGACCCGCCGCTTCGCGCCGCTGACGGTCGCGGCCGGCTGA
- a CDS encoding DUF5326 family protein, with protein sequence MAAQEIFSGLPWWVKWVAVPVIALVVFGGLIASVVGFVVGLLFKALIFVALVGGLIYVVRKFISGSSSSRSDW encoded by the coding sequence ATGGCAGCGCAGGAGATCTTCTCGGGATTGCCGTGGTGGGTGAAGTGGGTCGCGGTGCCTGTCATCGCACTGGTCGTCTTCGGCGGTCTGATAGCGAGCGTCGTGGGATTTGTGGTCGGCCTGTTGTTCAAGGCACTGATTTTCGTCGCCTTGGTGGGTGGACTCATCTACGTCGTACGGAAGTTCATATCCGGCTCGTCCTCTTCCCGCAGCGATTGGTGA
- a CDS encoding low molecular weight protein-tyrosine-phosphatase, with amino-acid sequence MPFSVCFVCTGNICRSPMAAAVFRARVDEAGLGGLVQVDSAGTDGWHEGDGADPRALSVLTAAGYESDHVARRFQVSWFPRLDLVIALDSGHHRALRRLAPTPADADKVRLLRSYDPVAAGLGDLDVPDPYYGDDDGFDACLRMVEAASEGLLDAVREAREGRAA; translated from the coding sequence ATGCCCTTCTCCGTGTGCTTCGTGTGTACCGGCAACATCTGCCGGTCCCCCATGGCCGCAGCCGTCTTCCGTGCCCGGGTGGACGAGGCCGGACTCGGCGGCCTCGTCCAGGTGGACAGTGCGGGCACCGACGGCTGGCACGAGGGGGACGGCGCCGACCCGCGCGCCCTCTCCGTCCTGACGGCGGCCGGCTACGAGAGCGATCACGTGGCGCGCCGTTTCCAGGTCTCCTGGTTTCCCCGGCTCGACCTGGTCATCGCCCTGGACTCCGGTCATCACCGGGCCCTGCGCCGCCTCGCGCCCACTCCGGCCGACGCGGACAAGGTGCGGCTGCTGCGCTCGTACGATCCCGTGGCGGCCGGCCTCGGCGACCTGGACGTCCCCGACCCGTACTACGGGGACGACGACGGGTTCGACGCGTGCCTGAGAATGGTGGAGGCGGCGAGCGAAGGTCTGCTCGACGCCGTACGCGAAGCAAGGGAAGGGCGGGCGGCATGA
- a CDS encoding DUF2269 domain-containing protein translates to MKLRRPARRATLVVHVIAAAGWLGLTLGLLALAFAAITTDSPAVTEAAARSMKLFADWLVLPLALRTLLSGLLLSLGTPWGLARHRWVYTKFWLTLATTAASAFVLRPGINDTVATVSAGAPVTDPTDLIAGPIVSLSAYLFMTVISVLKPWGLTRRGRKQRGQNQRASAHKPVDAKVMRQTA, encoded by the coding sequence GTGAAACTACGCCGCCCCGCTCGCCGGGCCACCCTCGTCGTCCATGTCATCGCCGCCGCAGGCTGGCTCGGGCTCACGCTCGGCCTGCTCGCGCTTGCCTTCGCGGCCATCACCACGGATTCCCCCGCGGTCACCGAGGCCGCCGCCCGCTCCATGAAGCTGTTCGCGGACTGGCTGGTGCTGCCGCTAGCGCTGCGCACGCTGTTGAGCGGCCTGCTGCTGTCCCTCGGGACTCCCTGGGGCCTTGCCAGGCACCGCTGGGTCTACACGAAGTTCTGGCTGACCTTGGCCACCACCGCCGCATCGGCGTTCGTGCTGCGTCCGGGCATCAACGACACGGTCGCCACCGTGTCCGCGGGCGCCCCGGTGACGGATCCGACCGACTTGATCGCGGGCCCCATCGTCTCCCTGAGCGCCTATCTCTTCATGACGGTCATCTCGGTACTCAAGCCCTGGGGCCTGACCCGCCGTGGCCGGAAGCAACGTGGCCAAAACCAACGTGCTTCTGCCCACAAACCGGTGGACGCCAAGGTCATGCGTCAGACAGCCTGA
- a CDS encoding MFS transporter: MPLALLALAIGAFGIGTTEFVIMGLLPEVAGDFGVSIPTAGLLVTGYALGVVLGAPLMTVLGTRISRKRMLMLLMGLFIAGNLLSAVAPVFGVMLAGRVVASLAHGAFFGIGSVVAAELVAPQKKAGAIAMMFTGLTVANVVGVPLGTLVGQTLGWRVTFAIVAGLGVIGLVGIAKLVPDLPKPEGVRLRHELAAFRNVQVLLAMAMTILGFGGVFAAVTYLAPMMTDVAGYADSSVTWLLVLFGLGMVAGNLVGGKFADRALMPLLYISLSSLAVVLALFTLTAHNKIAAAVTITLIGALGFATVPPLQKRVLDQASGAPTLASAMNIGAFNLGNALSAWLGGLVISAGLGYTAPNWAGAALAGSALLLAVVSAALERRSAAPSLVVAGVTPVEQPTPVHH, encoded by the coding sequence ATGCCTCTCGCGCTACTGGCCCTCGCGATCGGGGCCTTCGGAATCGGGACCACAGAGTTCGTGATCATGGGGCTCCTCCCTGAGGTCGCGGGTGACTTCGGCGTTTCCATCCCCACGGCCGGTCTTCTCGTGACCGGTTACGCACTCGGCGTCGTACTCGGCGCTCCCCTGATGACGGTCCTCGGCACCCGCATCTCGCGCAAGCGCATGCTGATGCTGCTCATGGGCCTGTTCATCGCGGGAAACCTGCTCTCCGCGGTAGCCCCGGTCTTCGGCGTCATGCTGGCGGGCCGCGTCGTCGCCTCGCTCGCCCACGGTGCCTTCTTCGGTATCGGCTCCGTCGTCGCGGCCGAACTGGTCGCGCCACAGAAGAAGGCCGGAGCCATCGCCATGATGTTCACGGGCCTGACCGTGGCCAACGTGGTCGGAGTGCCGCTCGGTACGCTCGTCGGGCAGACCCTCGGCTGGCGCGTCACCTTCGCCATCGTCGCGGGACTCGGCGTCATCGGCCTCGTCGGCATCGCCAAGCTCGTTCCTGACCTGCCCAAGCCCGAGGGCGTACGGCTGCGCCACGAGTTGGCCGCGTTCCGCAACGTGCAGGTGCTGCTCGCCATGGCGATGACGATCCTCGGCTTCGGCGGAGTCTTCGCGGCCGTCACCTACCTGGCGCCCATGATGACGGACGTCGCCGGCTACGCGGACTCCTCCGTCACCTGGCTCCTCGTCCTCTTCGGCCTCGGCATGGTCGCGGGCAACCTGGTCGGCGGGAAGTTCGCGGACCGCGCCCTGATGCCGCTGCTCTACATCTCGCTGAGCTCGCTGGCCGTCGTGCTCGCCCTCTTCACCCTCACCGCACACAACAAGATCGCGGCAGCCGTGACCATCACGCTCATCGGCGCGCTGGGCTTCGCCACCGTGCCGCCGCTGCAGAAGCGGGTGCTCGACCAGGCCTCCGGCGCCCCGACGCTCGCCTCGGCCATGAACATCGGCGCCTTCAACCTCGGCAACGCGCTCTCGGCCTGGCTCGGCGGCCTCGTGATCTCCGCGGGCCTCGGCTACACCGCCCCGAACTGGGCGGGTGCGGCACTCGCGGGCTCCGCGCTCCTCCTTGCCGTCGTCTCGGCCGCGCTCGAGCGCCGCTCGGCCGCTCCCAGCCTGGTCGTCGCCGGCGTGACCCCCGTCGAGCAGCCGACGCCCGTCCACCACTGA
- a CDS encoding cupin domain-containing protein, producing the protein MKAFRLDELETERAANDGAYLQFLRERNMSVGLYALDAGESDPQQPHQQDEVYMIVSGRASITVGMETTQVARGSVVYVPAGVAHKFHHISEDLRVLVVFSPPEG; encoded by the coding sequence ATGAAGGCATTCCGGCTGGATGAACTGGAGACGGAGCGCGCCGCGAACGACGGCGCGTACCTGCAGTTTCTGCGTGAGCGGAACATGTCGGTCGGGCTGTACGCGCTCGACGCCGGGGAGTCCGACCCTCAGCAGCCTCACCAGCAGGACGAGGTGTACATGATCGTCAGCGGACGGGCGTCGATCACGGTCGGCATGGAGACCACCCAAGTCGCGCGCGGCAGCGTGGTGTACGTGCCTGCCGGGGTGGCCCACAAGTTCCACCACATCAGCGAGGACCTGCGGGTGCTCGTCGTCTTCTCACCGCCGGAGGGCTGA
- a CDS encoding SsgA family sporulation/cell division regulator, translating to MRESVQAEVMMSFLVSEELSFRIPVELRYETGDPYAVRLTFHLPGDAPVTWAFGRELLVDGVGGACGDGDVHIAPTDPELLDEVLIRLQVGADQALFRVGIPPLLAFLDRTDKLVPLGQERALADFETHLDEALDRILAEEQSAG from the coding sequence ATGCGCGAGTCGGTCCAGGCAGAGGTCATGATGAGCTTCCTCGTTTCCGAGGAGCTGTCGTTTCGCATCCCGGTGGAGCTGCGTTATGAGACCGGCGATCCCTACGCCGTCCGGCTGACCTTCCATCTCCCCGGAGACGCACCCGTGACCTGGGCCTTCGGGCGGGAGCTGCTGGTCGACGGGGTGGGCGGGGCCTGCGGTGACGGGGACGTGCACATCGCCCCCACCGATCCCGAGCTGCTCGACGAGGTGCTGATCCGGCTTCAGGTCGGTGCGGACCAGGCGCTGTTCAGGGTGGGGATCCCACCGCTCCTCGCCTTCCTGGACCGTACGGACAAGCTGGTTCCGCTGGGGCAGGAGCGGGCGCTCGCCGACTTCGAGACCCACCTGGACGAAGCGCTGGACCGGATCCTCGCCGAGGAGCAGAGCGCCGGCTGA
- a CDS encoding IclR family transcriptional regulator — MHLLEAASAHQEGAPAKQLAREAGLALPTAYHLLRTLTHEGYLRREKGVFVLGEAAERLSTSGAQQNRRGMIGEALEHWRDAIGVPVYFAVYREGEIEVVAVADTPGNPAVEEWADFRETGHAHAIGQCLLAQLDDEQRQDHLSRYPVQSTTRYSVRDNRSFIRRLDGMGRMKPVVERQEYALGTVCAAIPITAGNTAATMAISVPAYQADRLLPAAERLQNEIGRLLGTLAFSISI, encoded by the coding sequence ATGCACCTGCTGGAGGCCGCCTCCGCGCATCAGGAGGGGGCGCCCGCCAAACAGCTGGCCCGGGAGGCCGGGCTCGCACTCCCCACGGCGTATCACCTGCTGCGCACGTTGACGCACGAGGGCTACCTGCGCCGCGAGAAGGGTGTGTTCGTGCTCGGGGAGGCGGCCGAGAGGCTGAGTACGAGCGGGGCGCAGCAGAATCGTCGCGGCATGATCGGGGAGGCCCTGGAGCACTGGCGGGACGCCATCGGCGTACCGGTGTACTTCGCCGTCTACCGCGAGGGCGAGATCGAGGTCGTGGCCGTCGCGGACACACCCGGGAATCCGGCGGTGGAGGAGTGGGCCGACTTCCGCGAGACCGGACACGCCCATGCGATCGGGCAATGTCTGCTCGCTCAACTCGACGACGAACAGCGGCAGGACCACCTCTCCCGCTATCCGGTGCAGTCGACCACCCGGTACTCGGTCCGTGACAACCGGAGTTTCATCCGACGCCTGGACGGGATGGGCCGGATGAAGCCCGTGGTGGAGCGGCAGGAGTACGCGTTGGGGACGGTCTGCGCCGCGATTCCGATCACTGCGGGTAACACTGCGGCGACCATGGCAATTTCCGTTCCGGCCTATCAGGCGGACCGGCTACTCCCTGCGGCTGAGCGCTTGCAGAATGAGATCGGAAGGCTACTAGGGACACTTGCCTTCTCTATCAGCATCTGA
- a CDS encoding phage holin family protein: MKNFVVKTIANAAALAVAVWLLDKITLTGDSTGKKTLTLIVVALLFGLVNFLVKPVVKVLTFPLFILTLGLITLVVNALMLLLTSWLADKFDVSFHVEGFWTAVLGGLIISIVSWAMNVVLPDDKD; this comes from the coding sequence ATGAAGAATTTCGTAGTCAAGACGATCGCCAACGCGGCGGCCCTGGCCGTCGCCGTGTGGCTCCTCGACAAGATCACGCTCACCGGCGACAGCACGGGCAAGAAGACGCTCACGCTGATCGTCGTCGCACTGCTCTTCGGCCTGGTGAACTTCCTGGTCAAGCCGGTCGTGAAGGTGCTCACCTTCCCCCTGTTCATCCTGACCCTGGGCCTGATCACCCTCGTGGTCAACGCCCTGATGCTGCTGCTCACGTCGTGGCTGGCCGACAAGTTCGACGTGAGTTTCCACGTCGAGGGGTTCTGGACCGCCGTCCTGGGCGGCCTGATCATCTCGATCGTGTCCTGGGCGATGAACGTCGTCCTGCCCGACGACAAGGACTGA